The stretch of DNA ttagttcaattagttgaattaatagaactagttgaattagttgaattaatagaactagttgaattagttgaaataatagaactagtaatgtttcacctatatatagaACTTAACTAGCTAGATGTTAATGttaatgatttttttatttttttatttatatatatatttttagtttatataaatgttagatgaattagatagaaatatatgttagatattaatgtcaaatgttagatgaatattagaattagctagatattaattaatgttagatagtaagtgtttaatgtttcacctatatgaacataggaaatgtcgtctgacgataaaaaagatttcattatgtgcgaacactgtgaagaccaacacggcctgtgcgacagaaatttccttgttgataataggtgcttcagcatcaagctggatgagacattcgaagtggatacagtaagtcacaacggcaagtattttttcgtaataaagcatgacttatgcttcatttgcttcaacttataattttatattttcactattctactagcgcatcccctgccatgcaagaattttttcttggataagataggtttcagtgcgaggaatgatatggaggtaaagagagtttacttgaagaccgagcatgggtatactttcaacgtcaaattatacaatgcagacacatacacccattttgaatgcaaaacttggcaagcactatgcaaggcttatacatttgagcctgatatggttatcacctttgatattcgtccggaagatgatattgaaggtaatagagacatctgggtcgatgtgcagatgcctctagttctaccattatgtgagtttttgtCAACcatgtttatgtctttgatattgtttattcaaaaatagttgacaactaatttctattgtcagcttatttcggttcaagcagacatgtccggcgcttggtagacaggacctactactgtcccagggctgaactaaactgcgaggagataagtcattatgtttcatggcttgaggatcttcatactgtcaagaaaaTTTTTCTTcccgcacttagaaatgttagtactcaaaacatgcgaccaatagtgatcgtattgaactacggtcacatctataatggAAAGAtgataagatttttactatttatccttagtgcatcttttgcatacattatttttgaaggtaagctttcattgctaagtatattaattactatacgatgttcttcaacagggactcccgatgacagttgtgcctcaatggatcgagacaaaaggtcgcatatcaatggttagcttacgaccaagatatcctacattgcacatgagtgcattcaggatttctgaaagcgatgaatgcttaatagtgaaagattggagcaaaattgttaacgatcccagagaagtactagggggcagcaaggagaagcgcatcccacgattaggagacagattcatctgcatgctccagtatgatgaatcaggagagctatacatgttctatgctattttacctgagagggagcagcaggagtgatttagctagttcatgctcttagtacttgtcctctcatgtccgtattcttcgtcctgaacttaatctcaaagagtgatttgcttgttaTGAATGCCTATAATATCAtggtcatgttgaactcgatgatatctttgcttttggtacaagtgaatgtttcttctttaagctagtgttggtggtgattagatattggtaatgactatgatgattaaatagtggtaatgacgactacgatgatttttagctagctagtatactgttgttggtgatgatatgatgcaagagtttataTATTAATATgtcatgatggtgatgatgatgatgggttattatatatatcatttatgaaagaaactgcaAATTAGTTTgaactggatggatcctagctaagtgatcaagtatatgccatatccatattacttgatcacctaagtgatcaagtaatatggatatATGGCATTTACTTaatcacttagctagctaggatccacatgcatccagtcaaaactaatctacggtagtttcacctaatgatttaacaactcattataacgtaaaacaatcctaaattaaattgataacacaaatttaaaagaaaaataaaaaataaaaccaaaacccacaaacatttagtaccggttggtgttaccaaccggtactaatgatctacCACACTcgtggcctggctcgtgccacgtggtggcattttagcgtcggttcgtgccgaaccggtactaaagggggggggggctttagtgcccaccctttagtgccggttatgaaaccgacactaaaggcctttacgaaccgggactaaagcccggtTTTGCACTAGTGTATGGTCGCTTTTGCTATGTTAAAATGATATACTTTTAATAGTAAAACTTCATCTCCCTTATAGGTTATCTACTGTTGTAAGCTTTGGCTTTGTATGTTGTCTATGCTACATATAATGGAGTATTGATCGATGTTCATGGCAATGCGTACGTGGTTAGAGCAGATGGCTAGAGAGATTCTTACCGAACATGGGTGGCGGCATAGTCTAGAAATAGGACTTCCACCCACGACATAAGCATTTGCCATGTTTTCTTTTTATATTGTGCGTTTTTCATGTTGGTTGTATAAAGAAAACGTGTGTACACTTATTTTGCGTTGTAACCACTTGATGACACATTATTAGTTGATGAGTGTGCCCTTTATAGGAAGAAAGGTATGTACGCTTAATAGCTTGGTTGATTTTTGCATCCAACCGCTCGTTACATTAACCCATTGGTACTCTTATTTGTGGTGATAGTTACCTAGCAACAAAGGAGATGGTCATGCATATTTAAATTAGTCCTCCCTGCTAGACTGAGAATCCAACTTTTTGGACTATGCTTCATCAAAATTCACCTAACAATTTGTACATTATATATTTTTTCCATTTTAAGTGTTGTAGTTTCTTTTGAAaggggaatatattaatatcacgAAAATACCAATTACACCTGGCCTCTGCACCAACAAGATGTCACAAAGACAtccaggatgcacacaaccaaaggAGAAAattaaaagaaaggaaaaaaaagatcCCGCCACAGCGACCGACTCCTCTCAACAGCAGCACACATACCACCACCTAATACAACACCCGAAAAACATAAAAAGGTATCCAAaagcaacacctccaagaagggaacaGTGCATAAGCACCGTCGTTGCCCGATCCAAaatcttaggttttcaccctgaagaaagtACGCACTCTCAAAACAATTCCTTCAACAAGGCAATCGTCAGACACAACCAATGAAGGTCAGaccttaggttttcaccctgaaagtcACGACTCGGTACTCGAGGAGTACCACCAAAAATGAAATCCTCCAGTGTTGCCGCCCCCACTTATCACTGCTGCTCTTGAGACTTATCTGACACGTGGCTGACTCTATCGCCACCAAGGCTCCGTCCGTCTAGGTGATCCTCCGATCTCGGCCACCATGACCTTCTCCATCGTTGTCTCCACCATGGAAACCGAGAAGCCGACATGTCCCAAGGTGTCATCAATCAATAGAGCTTCGCGCCACGCCCTCAGAACCTCGTAGGCTGATATGGACGTGCACAACCGAATTCTGTCCGATCCAGATAGCCTGGGCAAGATCTCCAGCAGCAGTTCTGGAACACGTCGATGACTAAATCGAGGAGGACCGGTCTTGCAGGACGTTTCCGTGAAGCAAAaagagcatgaggaccaccaccatAAGCATCACGGTAGCAGGCCCCGATGCCGCCCCGATCCAGCCCGCCGCCGCCTAGCCAGCCGCCGGCACCATCATGGTGTCTAGTAGCATGCAGCACACCTGCACGCTGACTCGTACGGGCCAAGATCTGAACTAGCACGGCCGCAGGACCTGCGCCGACCGCGCCGCAACACCACGCAGTCACGAGCGACCAACTTGCTGCCAACCAGGAGTAGCCCCGCCGACGGACGAGGAAGATGCCGTCAGGATTCCACGGAGCTGCCCAAATCTGAGACACCGCCGCGAGATGAGATGCCCTGCCGTCGCCGTCATAGGATCCCGCGCGAGCTTTGCCGATGGTCCCCTCAGGCAGCGGCaagacgaggggaaggagaggtggTCTCGGGAGTCACCGGCGGTGGCGTTTCCCCCATGTCGCCAGATCGGGGCGACGCGGGGGCGTATGACGCTACTAGACACACCAAGTGTTGTAGTTCCCAGAGAAGAAGCATCGAGATGTTCCATTATGCATTTTACATATGTGGGGTGTTGTTATATCCTCTCGAGAAGTGGGACCCAAGGTgaggctgctttttcttaaggagaACGCATGCACATGTTCATTTCATTAGTGAAAAGGAGAGTAGAGTCTAGCGAGTGGGCCAGGCAACCTAAAAGTTTAAAAGAAACAACTAAATATGAAAACATAGATCAAACTGTACAAACAACGACATTGCTACCTAGCAAATAACACTAGTCTACATTATGTCTTCACTAGTAATCGTGTACGTGCACGAACATCCAGTTTGATAGTATCCAAGATTAACTGCAATTAATGTTGATTCAAAGATTTATTGTTCTTAATGCAATTAATATCATTTTCAATTATGATTAATGTAATTAACAGGTGTCAAAATTATTGATGTTGTGATGAATACACCATTGGTGTAGCATGAGACGTTATAGGTGGTTGGATGGCTCAGATCATTTGGATTCACCAAACTCGTATTTTTATAAGTAGTACTCCCCTAGTCCAAAATATAAGCTCTATTACTTTCTGAAAAGTCAAACTTATGCATATTTGTCCAATTTTTTAAAAAGTATTAATATCTATAATACCACATTTTTATAATTAGACCTGTTATGAAATgcatttttatataattttttgcggATCTTCACATTTTATTCTAGAATCCTCATCAAACACACATAAGTTTGACTTTTGCAGAAATTTATCCACCTTAGATTCTGGTCAATAGTAAGTCTAGCTGTTCAATGAATGTAAATCATATGGTTACACACATGTGCACCAGTTTGATTATTAGATAGACTGTCATTAAATTATCTTCATGATATCATTCCCACCTTTGTTACTGTTTTTTCACTGGGTACGAAGCTTCCATCAGGATGCCACACAAGCCCTGCTTGGAGGGACCGGCTCTGCGCGCCATGCGGATGTAGCCGTTTTCACCCCATTTTGCGCCCCACGAGTTCTTTATGATCCAGTATTGCATGCGTCTATTAGGGTCATGATCATGGGTGGTGCCATAGCCGACCACCGTCATTGTATGGGTCCGATTCGTCCCACACGGACCCACAAAGACGCCTCCTCCATAGCGCTGGAAGGCCTTCGGGTCGACAGCCACGATGACAGGTTGGGCTGCCACCGCCTGCATCAACGCCACCTCATCATTTGGCGGCACCTCCTTAAAGCCATCGATGGTGACGACATGTTTCTGCTTCGGCATCAAGCAGTAGTCATGCTCATGGGCGACGTATGGGTAGTTAGCAGCCGTGGCAATGCCGCGGTGTTTGATCATGTACTTGAAGGCCGATGCCACGTAGCCACCACGACAGCCGAAACTTCCCTTGTCGCAGTCTATCAGCTGTTGCACAGACAATGACACTAGGTTCCTAGTCCTGATGGAGTTGATGCCCTCCACTGCTGCTGTCGCCGCAAAGGCCCAACAAGCCCCGCATTCTCCTTGCATCTTCACATTTGTCACCGCCGGTGGCCGTTGGTCGTAGCCTCTCATGCGCCAGTCCACATGCAGTGGGATGTTTCCAGGCACAGTAACGTCTCCGTGTGTGAACCAGTCTTGGCGTCGCTTCCCGCTGTCTGACCTAAGGTTGGAGCAGCTACCATACATGTGGTCGACCTCCTCATCGGTCATGTCACCAAAGAGGTTGAGGCTCATCTTGTAGGGTGTGTCACCCTGGTTGAATTGATGGATCATGCGAGCGTTCTCCTTGAACACTTTGAAGCGCCGGGCCATGTCACTGAGGTTGCGTCCCGCATTGTGATGCTCGCACCAGCGCTCGTATAGTGTCCATAGGGACTCCTCTGACGCCAAGTCCCTATCTGTGATGTCCATGGTGCTTGTCCTAGGTGTAGTGGCAGCAAGCACGATGGCCATGAGTAATATTGTTGCAATTGCTCTTGCCATTGTATGTTCTAAATGGTTGCTTTGAGTGTCTTAGGTAGCTATCAGGCTAGTGTGGAGTGTGCTATGTAGCTTTGCTCCTCCTTATATAGCAGAATTCTCGTGCTGCATGGGGAATTTTTTGTGTATACCCGGTTAAGTCGGAAATGCTGAAGTAGTAGACCGAACCACAGGCAAGGTGGCCACTAGAAGATTTGGAGCTACATGGTCATGGTGAATTTAGTAGTAACTGTTTGAGATATTTGTTCATATCTAGCACACATCGAATCTTTCTATAtctatctccatctccatctctatctctatctctatctatctatctatctatctatctatctatctatctatctatctacaaCACACGCATAAGGTACCGATATCCTCAACTCGCGTTCCTAAGAGTTGCAGAATAAATTGTAATGCCCATAGGCTTTTCCTAAATTAACTATTCATTTCcttaattaaataattaacttGAATATTTTATTTTTCCATTTTATTAGATGATGAATAAATAAACCTCTTCTCTGTTGCTCTATTCTGGATCGAGACTTAACCCCGAACCATCGGAAAGGACTTCATTGTGAGATTTGGGAGGCACCCAAATCATTTGCAACGTCTACACAAGCCTAACTATAACACCGTAATGCAAACTCTCCATTTACTAAATCAATGAAGATATTTTATAAGTACTAGCaagcatgcccgtgcgttgcaaaggGAGAATAATTCACCGTAGTCTCTTCTTTGAAGCTTTTGTTTACCTTCATCATCTGCGCTAATTTTGCTAGCAAACATGCATGTGCGTTGCAATGTGACAAGAAAAATATCAGATAACCTTAGCTCAGTGGGCATGACTCAAGACGGACCCGACGCCCTCCCCCATTGCAACAATGGTGCCCAAATCGTGTTTTAACTTACTGCCCTGGCAGCTAGTGGCCTCCAGATCGAGTGCTACTCGCGGCTAAGCCTAGCCACTGGCTCAACCTTGCTAGAGCATCCGCGTCGTGAGACAGCTAGCTCGGCGACGTATTCACCCTGCGAGCTTTTCCTTAAACCTCCTCGGGTAGTTCAGGTGGCTCCTTATTCTTGTTCCGAATAATACATAATTAGAATCTATATGCTGCTGCAATTATTATTTATTTGGAGTGTTTTTTTATCGAATATGAACTTGAAAATGATGTAAATGTCATTtaaaaattcataataaatttatgcgataattaattttatgcccctagttgggtcacactcaGCCGTTCTTCCCAAGCCACTtcactcctcttatgcttttgccctttgaccgtcacTTCAAACACTTCATAACAAATtcatacaaactcagaaaaatgcaaataatatATCaacatgttcagaaaaacatcgccTATCTATGCATGTCATTTtcattcatgacaaaagtgttgtAAAGTCCCCATCTCAGCTGAGCTTATATGATCtcagcatgaatagtaaaatcagaaaaaaaaattctataagTTTTTGGTGGCAAACATTGACCATGTTTTAAGTttttgccaagtttcatcagggaacaaAATTCATGGAAGTCATGTCCAAAAATAATTTGATCCTCCAAAACAAAAGCATTTTAGAGTGCTGATTATGTTTCTTTACCACGACTTCCACGAGTTTTATTCCCAGGTGAAACTTTGCAAGAACTCAAAATATTTGTCAGTGTTTCCCAcaagaaaatatatatatatatatatgatatttttcatttttttttcagattttactgttcatggtgAGATCATATGAGCTCAAACTGAGATGGGGGTTTTCCAACACTTCTGTCTTGATGCAAAtggcatgcacatataggtgatctTTAAAAAAAATTTGATATCTTGTTTGCTTTTCTCTgtgttagtatgaattttttatcAAGTTTTTGAAGTGATGGTCAAAGGGAAAAATCATAAGAGGAGCAAAATGGCTTAGGCAGAACCGAAGTTTTTTGAAAATTAGGTGTAAAACTGCCGAGTGTGACCCTAGTTGGGGCATAAAATTAATTGTCCCTAAAATTAAATCAGATAATTCCTCCACCATATAAACCGTAAAAATATTTTAAATTTCCACTATAATAGATTAAATGAAAGCATGAAGTATATGCAAGTCACCTTAAATTAATTCAGAATATAGTTTTGAAACTCAAGTAGATTCTAATATGTTTTGGAACAACAATAGCTTAATTTTGAGTTTAAATATGTAAGATTTGTTTTTAGTATTTTGGATAATTTGTGTGCCTCTGGCTGCTAATTTACACT from Triticum dicoccoides isolate Atlit2015 ecotype Zavitan chromosome 6A, WEW_v2.0, whole genome shotgun sequence encodes:
- the LOC119314685 gene encoding ervatamin-C-like, with the translated sequence MARAIATILLMAIVLAATTPRTSTMDITDRDLASEESLWTLYERWCEHHNAGRNLSDMARRFKVFKENARMIHQFNQGDTPYKMSLNLFGDMTDEEVDHMYGSCSNLRSDSGKRRQDWFTHGDVTVPGNIPLHVDWRMRGYDQRPPAVTNVKMQGECGACWAFAATAAVEGINSIRTRNLVSLSVQQLIDCDKGSFGCRGGYVASAFKYMIKHRGIATAANYPYVAHEHDYCLMPKQKHVVTIDGFKEVPPNDEVALMQAVAAQPVIVAVDPKAFQRYGGGVFVGPCGTNRTHTMTVVGYGTTHDHDPNRRMQYWIIKNSWGAKWGENGYIRMARRAGPSKQGLCGILMEASYPVKKQ